The Microcoleus sp. FACHB-831 sequence GTTATTCTAAGTCTAAAGAAATGTTGAGATTATCAATTCGGTTGGTTTTATATTATCTAAAGTATCAAAAAGTTCCTATTCCAACCTAAATCATCCCTCAATTGTGCAACGCCTGGCTACGAGCTAGAGCCTGGTACACCAGTGATTGGTTCTATTTATCTGACGCACCGCCGCCAGGATTTATACCCCGAACCGGAGCAGTTTAAGCCAGAGCGCTTTCTAGAACGTCAATTTTCTGCATATGAATATTTGCCTTTTGGTGGCGGCAGTAGGCGCTGCATCGGTTTAGCCTTTGCCCAGTTTGAAATGAAAGTGGTGCTGGCGAAAATGCTGTTACGCTGGCAAATGGCGCTTGCAGATGATCGAGTTGTGCGACCTGTACGACGCGGGTTGGTCACAGCTCCTGGTGGCGGCGTGCGGATTGTTGTGACTGGTCAGCGTCCCCAGAATGCGAGAAAGCTCCAGACTAGCTCTAGTTCAATCTAAAGTAGCTTTAGAAAAGTGAGCGTTCATCTTTTGGCGATGTTATTAGCGGCGACTTTTGTTATCTTCAAACGTTGCCGCCCAATTTGGTAGATTTGTTCACCACCTTGATTACAGGAAAAATGGCAGCTTATTACTACCCCTACACGGTTAATTACTTAAATATAATTACAAACGCGATCGCTCGACCCTGGCATAAGCTTGATATCTTTACTATTACTTTATATATTCTTCGTATATTCTTAGTTTTTGACTTCTGTCAATTACAGTATTTTTAGAATAGGTTTCAGGTAATAATTATGTGGTTCGTAAATGTAATTTTGATTGTTGGGTTTCTAGCTTTTCTGAGTTGGTTTTTTGTTACTTATGGTGGGGAACTAAATAAAGCTAGCAGCGTCCTATTCTCCGGTTCGCAATCTATTTTATTTGTCATGCTACTTCTCGTATGGCAAGCTTTACAAGCAGCCCTACTCGGAGTTATTATTGGTGGAATTGGCGGTGTAATATTCACCATTGCTGGTGCCCCAAACAAAATCATTACTTCCACTACTGTAACAGTGGCAGTTTTGGCTTTCACGTTGCTAATGCTCAAAGCATTAATAGAAGATTGGCAGAACTTGCGCTATAGTTTTCGCAATAAAATTCGCAACACATATTCATCTAACCGCAAAAAACGTTACTAAAGTGTAAATAAAACGCAATTCTATTTTAGGTCT is a genomic window containing:
- a CDS encoding cytochrome P450, whose translation is MKKFLFQPKSSLNCATPGYELEPGTPVIGSIYLTHRRQDLYPEPEQFKPERFLERQFSAYEYLPFGGGSRRCIGLAFAQFEMKVVLAKMLLRWQMALADDRVVRPVRRGLVTAPGGGVRIVVTGQRPQNARKLQTSSSSI